A genomic segment from Gemmatimonadaceae bacterium encodes:
- a CDS encoding TonB-dependent receptor: MRRMPTPRVVTRLCRRVAILALLGVAGLAAFAPPAHAQTDVIRGRVLTVEGLPLQNVRVTATSIPGNVTREARTNRDGGYQIAFANGPHDYIMGFSLIGYAFKQFEIKQVADEDVLIADARLSVVQLDTVVSTASNQQRVSRNSQTPDVSGTEQTVNNTNLPPELQGDLAAMAASLPGVTLIPGLDGQADGFSVLGLGADQNTTTMNGMSFNSGNLPRDAQVQSSLSTSTLDVSRGGFSGANFNLSAASGSNFRTRGTSFVFNAPALEWTDRAAQAVGTEYTNLSLGGVISGPITYNQAFFSLSYQLGRNSRDNATLLNTNALGLLTAGVAYDSVQNLLGILRQRGLNPTVGGLHQTRLSDNGSVFGNVSFSPPQSTTGQTFGLTYNANWSRQDPAGGGATSLASASGDRTNWGGGLQARHTAYIGNTLSETQLSGSLSRNYGTPFLVLPAGNVRVSSDLPDGASGVSNLVFGGGQAFGSTSQSRSAGVQNTLSWFDNANKHRLKLETEINYNGSAVNQSFNRLGTFSFNSLSDLANGVPASFTRSLSAYDRSINLLLAGASIGDSYRRNQDLQIQYGVRIDGAHYLTSPTYNADVDHLFGLRNDHVPNPISVSPRIGFQKTLGQAPEIFAFTGAQRAPRAILRASVGVFTNNPSVGLISSALDNNGLPTGAQQISCVGPAAPIPNWAGYETDPASIPTTCADGTLGTPFATSAPNVYLISPDYHTPRSVRANASWNGSLFDGRFAAGINGTYSLNVDQQRSFDLNFKPAQQFSLDDGRPVFAQAANIVPTTGSIAPGDAHVTTSYTHVYETRSDLKSHTSQIQVSLSPIPHGPTKFTWSTTYTYLHTRELVSGFQNTAGNPLDLLWSTNGQGPHQISYSLRYNLFNAAAISWNGSFRSGNKFTPMIAGDVNGDGYSNDRAFVYNPASLGAGDSALASGMRQLLDNSTGATRDCLEKQIGHIATRNSCQAPWSSNANISVSLDRAKFRMPQRANVSFSLNNPLGAADLALNGSGHLKGWGQSYAPDQSLLYVRGFDPSTKRFTYEVNQRFGATSPALVVLRSPVVFTTQVRVDVGAMRERQTLGMQLGVGRVLPGTRAPEALFRAIGVSSISNPMGTIIRQQDSLHLTVVQADSLAAMNRRYTYRCDSLWAPIARYFVQLPERYDEGEAYDRYLRTRRAQIDMLSQLAPTIRALLTPEQLRKVPQLTLNTLDPLYLASVRDGTSLYVGGIAPFFGAPIFIGGGGYEMAAVAFTRF; encoded by the coding sequence CACGTCGATCCCGGGCAACGTGACGCGCGAGGCGCGCACGAACAGAGACGGCGGCTACCAGATCGCGTTCGCCAACGGCCCCCACGACTACATCATGGGGTTTTCCCTCATCGGCTACGCGTTCAAGCAGTTCGAGATCAAACAGGTCGCCGATGAGGACGTTCTGATCGCCGACGCTCGGCTCTCGGTGGTGCAGCTCGACACCGTCGTCTCGACGGCGTCGAACCAACAGCGCGTGAGCCGCAACAGTCAGACGCCCGATGTGAGCGGCACCGAGCAGACGGTCAACAACACCAACCTGCCGCCGGAGCTGCAGGGCGACCTCGCCGCGATGGCGGCGTCGCTCCCCGGCGTCACCCTGATCCCCGGCCTCGACGGACAGGCGGACGGTTTCTCGGTGCTCGGACTCGGCGCCGACCAGAACACGACGACGATGAATGGCATGTCGTTCAACTCCGGCAACCTTCCGCGCGACGCGCAGGTGCAGTCGTCGCTGTCGACGTCGACGCTGGACGTATCTCGCGGCGGCTTCAGCGGCGCGAACTTCAACCTGTCGGCGGCGTCGGGTTCGAACTTCCGCACGCGCGGCACCAGCTTCGTCTTCAACGCGCCGGCTCTCGAGTGGACCGACCGCGCCGCGCAGGCCGTCGGCACCGAGTACACGAACCTCTCGCTCGGCGGAGTGATCTCGGGTCCGATCACTTACAACCAAGCGTTCTTCAGCCTGTCGTATCAGCTCGGACGGAATTCTCGCGACAACGCGACCCTGCTCAACACGAACGCGCTCGGCCTTCTCACCGCCGGCGTGGCGTACGACTCCGTGCAGAATCTGCTCGGCATTCTTCGCCAGCGCGGGCTCAACCCGACCGTCGGCGGATTGCATCAAACGCGGCTCTCCGACAACGGGTCGGTCTTCGGGAACGTCAGCTTCTCTCCGCCGCAGTCGACGACGGGCCAAACCTTCGGCCTGACCTACAACGCGAACTGGTCGCGCCAGGATCCGGCCGGCGGCGGCGCCACGTCGCTCGCGTCGGCGAGCGGAGATCGAACCAACTGGGGCGGGGGACTCCAGGCGCGTCACACGGCCTACATCGGCAATACGCTCAGCGAGACGCAGCTGAGCGGCAGCCTCTCGCGCAACTACGGCACACCGTTCCTCGTGTTGCCGGCGGGCAACGTGCGCGTGAGCTCGGACCTTCCGGATGGCGCGAGCGGCGTTTCGAACCTCGTGTTCGGCGGCGGCCAGGCGTTCGGTTCGACGTCGCAGTCGAGGAGCGCGGGCGTCCAGAACACCCTCTCGTGGTTCGACAACGCCAACAAACATCGCCTCAAGCTGGAAACCGAGATCAACTACAACGGTTCCGCGGTGAATCAGTCGTTCAACCGCCTCGGAACGTTCAGCTTCAACTCGCTCTCGGATCTCGCGAACGGAGTCCCGGCGTCGTTCACGCGCAGTCTGTCGGCGTACGACCGGTCGATCAATCTGCTTCTCGCCGGCGCGTCGATCGGCGACTCGTACCGCCGGAATCAAGATCTGCAGATCCAATACGGCGTCCGCATCGACGGCGCGCACTATCTGACGTCGCCGACCTACAACGCCGACGTCGATCACCTCTTCGGACTTCGCAACGACCACGTTCCCAATCCGATCTCGGTCAGCCCGCGCATCGGCTTCCAAAAGACGCTCGGCCAGGCACCCGAGATCTTCGCGTTCACCGGCGCGCAGCGCGCTCCGCGCGCCATCCTGCGGGCCAGCGTCGGCGTGTTCACGAACAACCCGAGCGTCGGTCTGATCTCGTCGGCGCTCGACAACAATGGCTTACCGACCGGCGCGCAGCAGATCTCGTGCGTCGGCCCGGCGGCGCCGATTCCCAACTGGGCCGGATACGAAACCGATCCGGCTTCGATTCCGACGACCTGCGCCGACGGCACGCTCGGAACGCCGTTCGCGACGTCGGCACCGAACGTCTACCTCATTTCGCCCGATTATCACACGCCGCGTTCCGTGCGCGCGAACGCGTCGTGGAACGGAAGCCTGTTCGACGGCCGTTTCGCCGCGGGGATCAACGGAACGTACTCGCTCAACGTCGACCAGCAGCGGTCGTTCGACCTCAACTTCAAGCCGGCGCAGCAATTCTCGCTCGACGACGGCCGGCCGGTGTTCGCGCAGGCCGCGAACATCGTTCCGACCACCGGCTCGATCGCGCCGGGCGACGCCCACGTCACGACGTCATATACGCACGTGTACGAGACGCGCTCCGACCTCAAGTCGCACACGTCGCAGATCCAGGTCTCGCTTTCGCCCATTCCGCACGGCCCGACCAAGTTCACCTGGTCCACGACCTATACGTACTTGCACACGCGTGAGCTCGTCTCCGGATTCCAAAACACGGCCGGCAATCCGCTCGATCTCCTCTGGTCGACGAACGGCCAGGGTCCGCACCAGATCAGCTACAGCCTTCGCTACAACCTGTTCAACGCCGCGGCGATCTCCTGGAACGGCTCTTTCCGTTCGGGCAACAAGTTCACTCCAATGATCGCCGGCGACGTCAACGGCGACGGCTACTCCAACGACCGCGCGTTCGTCTACAACCCCGCCAGCCTCGGGGCGGGAGACAGCGCGCTCGCCTCCGGCATGCGGCAACTGCTCGACAATTCGACCGGCGCGACACGAGATTGCCTCGAGAAGCAGATCGGCCACATCGCCACACGGAACAGTTGCCAAGCGCCGTGGAGCTCGAACGCGAATATCAGCGTATCGCTCGATCGCGCGAAGTTCCGTATGCCGCAGCGCGCGAACGTCTCCTTCTCGCTCAACAATCCGCTCGGTGCGGCCGACCTCGCGCTCAACGGCTCAGGGCATCTCAAAGGCTGGGGACAGTCGTACGCGCCTGACCAGAGCCTGCTCTATGTGCGCGGGTTCGATCCCTCGACCAAGCGGTTCACGTACGAGGTGAACCAGCGCTTCGGGGCGACGAGCCCGGCGCTCGTCGTGCTTCGATCGCCCGTGGTGTTCACGACGCAAGTCCGCGTCGACGTCGGTGCGATGCGCGAACGGCAGACCCTCGGCATGCAGCTGGGCGTCGGTCGCGTGCTGCCGGGCACGCGCGCGCCCGAGGCTCTGTTCCGAGCCATCGGCGTGAGCAGCATCAGCAACCCGATGGGGACGATCATTCGCCAACAGGATTCGCTGCACCTCACCGTGGTCCAGGCGGACAGTCTCGCGGCGATGAACCGGCGCTACACCTACCGGTGTGATTCGCTCTGGGCGCCGATCGCTCGATACTTCGTGCAACTTCCGGAGCGCTACGACGAAGGCGAAGCGTACGATCGCTACCTTCGCACTCGACGAGCTCAGATCGACATGCTGAGCCAACTCGCGCCGACGATTCGCGCGCTGCTGACGCCCGAGCAGCTGCGCAAGGTCCCGCAGTTGACGCTCAACACGCTCGATCCATTGTATCTCGCATCCGTGCGCGACGGCACGTCTCTCTATGTCGGCGGCATCGCACCGTTCTTCGGCGCCCCGATCTTTATTGGCGGTGGCGGATACGAGATGGCCGCCGTGGCGTTCACGCGGTTTTGA